In Lepisosteus oculatus isolate fLepOcu1 chromosome 15, fLepOcu1.hap2, whole genome shotgun sequence, one genomic interval encodes:
- the LOC102695942 gene encoding SLIT and NTRK-like protein 1, translating to MEAPTSGSGHKGRSKSRENWQLKTRPTARISTVNVKTDRVYNASCPLSCSCKLLASQQGLSVNCEGKKIQSLANLKPKPLNAQELNLRNNSIHTIKKNHFHDYRNLSVLHLGGNNIKLIENSTFQNLTELRWLYMDKNYLDSLIPEMFIGLQNLEFLSLEYNNIQLILAGTFNPMPNIRVLRLNNNLLKSLPVDVFLGVSLSKISLHNNYFTFLPVTGVLDQLMSITQIDLHGNPWDCSCNIVPFKQWIERFGSGVIVSSLQCESPEEFWETDFRHLRNDLLCPQLYDKILPTPLSKNSTFTADTGSRSNSYLETSRVSISVLVPGLLLVFVTSAFTVVGMLVFILRNRKRSKRREANSSASEINSLQTICDSSYWPRGIYHDGSHRVYDCGTHSLSD from the coding sequence ATGGAGGCTCCAACTTCAGGATCTGGGCATAAGGGGCGTTCAAAATCACGCGAAAACTGGCAGCTGAAAACCAGACCCACAGCTAGAATATCAACTGTTAATGTGAAAACTGATCGGGTTTACAACGCATCATGTCCACTGTCTTGCAGCTGTAAACTGCTTGCTTCTCAGCAAGGGCTATCAGTTAATTGCGaaggtaaaaaaatacaaagtctAGCAAATCTGAAGCCGAAACCTTTAAATGCGCAGGAATTGAATCTTAGAAACAACAGTATCCACACaatcaaaaaaaatcattttcatgatTACAGAAACCTAAGTGTTCTGCACTTGGGCGGCAACAATATTAAGCTAATTGAAAACAGTACTTTTCAAAATCTAACCGAGCTAAGATGGCTCTACATGGATAAGAACTACTTGGATTCCCTAATTCCAGAAATGTTTATAGGATTGCAAAACTTGGAATTTCTCAGTTTGGAATATAACAACATCCAACTCATATTGGCTGGTACATTCAATCCAATGCCTAACATAAGAGTATTACGCCTCAACAACAATTTATTGAAATCCTTGCCTGTGGATGTTTTTCTCGGCGTTTCTTTATCAAAAATCAGTCTGCAtaacaattattttacatttcttcccGTCACCGGTGTTTTAGATCAGTTGATGTCTATTACTCAAATTGATTTGCATGGAAACCCATGGGATTGTTCGTGTAACATTGTACCTTTCAAACAATGGATTGAACGGTTTGGGTCTGGCGTTATAGTGAGCAGCTTGCAGTGTGAATCCCCGGAGGAGTTCTGGGAAACTGATTTCAGACACCTTAGAAATGATCTTTTGTGTCCCCAACTATATGACAAGATACTCCCCACTCCTTTGTCTAAAAACAGTACTTTTACTGCGGATACAGGCTCACGGTCCAATTCCTATCTAGAAACAAGCAGAGTGTCCATTTCCGTGTTGGTTCCCGGACTGCTTCTTGTTTTTGTCACATCTGCATTCACCGTGGTTGGAATGCTTGTCTTTATTCTGCGAAATCGTAAGAGATCAAAGCGAAGAGAAGCAAACTCTTCAGCATCTGAGATAAATTCTTTACAGACAATTTGCGATTCGTCTTATTGGCCCAGAGGGATTTACCACGATGGATCCCACAGAGTTTATGATTGTGGCACCCACTCGCTTTCAGATTAG